A window of Notolabrus celidotus isolate fNotCel1 chromosome 11, fNotCel1.pri, whole genome shotgun sequence contains these coding sequences:
- the adora1b gene encoding adenosine receptor A1b: MPGAFFSTQLLYIGMEVLIAVASVIGNVMVVWAVKINKSLRDNTFCFIVSLALADIAVGALVIPLAITISIGLQTHFYSCLLVACTVLVLTQSSILALLAIAIDRYLRVKIPTRYKRVVTPRRAGLAVVICWTVAFIVGLTPMLGWNNLRRLQQNGSISSDLIITCQFENVISMDYMVYFNFFGWVLPPLVFMLVIYAEIFYMIHKQLNSKKLTSCHTDPNKYYDKELNLAKSLALVLFLFAISWLPLHIINCITLFCPQCEKPIVLLYIAILLTHGNSAVNPIIYAFRIKKFRTAFRKIWQQYFCCKDTPALEIQPSDRKEMPNPEPQQTAPPQKDLLKSDPPQQLPPPSEQSPNQKMEPPQEPKEHPPSLEQHTV; the protein is encoded by the exons ATGCCCGGAGCATTTTTCTCAACGCAGTTGCTCTACATCGGGATGGAGGTGCTGATTGCAGTCGCGTCAGTAATAGGAAATGTGATGGTGGTTTGGGCGGTGAAAATTAATAAGTCTCTGCGAGATAACACGTTCTGCTTCATCGTCTCCCTAGCCCTGGCGGATATTGCAGTGGGTGCCCTCGTCATCCCTTTGGCCATCACCATCAGCATCGGACTCCAAACTCACTTTTACAGCTGCCTTCTGGTCGCGTGCACGGTGCTGGTGCTGACGCAAAGTTCAATCCTGGCCCTGCTGGCAATTGCAATTGACCGCTATCTCAGGGTCAAGATCCCGACCAG GTACAAGCGGGTGGTGACCCCTCGGCGAGCGGGGCTGGCAGTGGTGATCTGTTGGACCGTTGCCTTCATAGTTGGCTTGACACCCATGTTAGGCTGGAACAATCTTCGACGCCTCCAGCAGAACGGCTCCATCAGCTCTGACCTCATCATCACCTGCCAGTTTGAAAACGTCATCAGCATGGACTACATGGTTTATTTCAACTTCTTTGGCTGGGTGCTGCCGCCTCTGGTGTTCATGCTGGTTATTTACGCAGAGATCTTCTACATGATCCACAAGCAGCTGAACAGCAAGAAGCTCACCAGCTGTCACACAGACCCCAACAAGTATTACGACAAGGAGCTGAATCTTGCAAAATCCTTGGCTTTGGTGCTTTTCCTCTTCGCCATCAGCTGGCTCCCTCTTCACATCATCAACTGCATCACCCTCTTCTGTCCCCAGTGTGAGAAACCCATAGTCCTCCTCTACATCGCCATCCTGCTAACCCATGGCAACTCCGCTGTCAACCCTATCATTTATGCTTTCCGCATCAAGAAGTTCCGCACTGCCTTCAGGAAAATATGGCAGCAATACTTTTGCTGCAAGGACACACCAGCTCTGGAGATTCAGCCCAGTGACAGAAAGGAGATGCCTAATCCGGAGCCACAGCAGACGGCACCACCACAGAAAGACTTGTTAAAATCAGATCCGCCTCAACAGCTGCCGCCACCATCCGAGCAGAGTCCGAACCAGAAAATGGAACCTCCACAGGAACCCAAAGAACACCCCCCCTCCCTAGAACAGCACACAGTGTAA